One region of Zingiber officinale cultivar Zhangliang chromosome 7B, Zo_v1.1, whole genome shotgun sequence genomic DNA includes:
- the LOC122006609 gene encoding uncharacterized protein LOC122006609 has translation MSGLTELGFALILILSLFLLGLTAELLYLFFRRRRHPDFADPERAGVSSAGPTHRVLLFHALCLNSKRRSRVEPASAVVPSHAKTTKAEPKEEEEEEESDLARWSAVCLGPSRALYTIKEEEPEEEEEEEGGDDEAQETTPFETPCASLRFESPSPSPPPETAEAVDPAPSGAHRKLEFP, from the coding sequence ATGAGTGGCCTCACCGAGCTTGGTTTCGCCCTGATCCTCATCCTGTCGCTCTTTCTCCTTGGACTCACCGCCGAGCTCCTCTACCTCTTCTTCCGCCGGCGGAGGCACCCCGACTTCGCCGATCCCGAGCGCGCCGGCGTCTCCTCCGCGGGGCCCACACACAGGGTGCTTCTCTTCCACGCGCTCTGCCTCAACTCCAAGCGCCGATCCCGCGTCGAGCCTGCCTCTGCGGTCGTCCCTTCTCACGCGAAGACGACTAAGGCGGAgccgaaggaggaggaggaggaagaagagagcgaCCTGGCTCGTTGGTCCGCCGTGTGCTTGGGCCCCTCGAGGGCTCTCTACACCATCAAGGAAGAGGAgcctgaggaggaggaggaggaggagggcggAGACGACGAAGCGCAGGAGACGACGCCATTCGAGACGCCGTGCGCGTCGCTGCGGTTCGaatcgccgtcgccgtcgcctcCGCCTGAAACGGCGGAGGCCGTAGATCCCGCGCCCAGCGGGGCCCACCGAAAGTTAGAGTTCCCATGA
- the LOC122006608 gene encoding transcription repressor OFP8-like: MSFVRRRFVLRHPVVVDVGCSCRRPKLLSFFYSSTKPKSSKSPSLLSPYATTSLSETLTSTTTATTTTMTTTATAISSSPSRYGDFVSSPSPPFRPPARGKSKKKGKRVAARKGVVEGSTAVVKDSSDPYLDFRDSMLQMIVEMEIYAWDDLRDLLHRFLALNAACHHHLIFRAFAEIWNGVFAAASPPPPPASAFATRPRRR, translated from the coding sequence ATGTCTTTCGTGCGGAGGAGGTTCGTGCTCCGTCATCCGGTGGTGGTCGACGTCGGCTGCAGCTGCCGGCGCCCAAAGCTCCTATCTTTCTTCTACTCGTCAACGAAACCCAAGTCCAGTAAGAGCCCTAGCCTCCTTTCCCCTTACGCTACTACTTCACTTTCTGAAACGCTAACGTCCACTACCACCGCCACTACTACCACAATGACCACCACTGCGACTGCTATTTCCTCCTCCCCCTCCCGCTATGGCGACTTCGTTTCCTCCCCCTCTCCGCCGTTCCGCCCGCCGGCGAGggggaagagcaagaagaagggGAAGCGCGTGGCGGCGAGGAAGGGGGTGGTGGAGGGGAGTACGGCGGTGGTGAAGGATTCCTCGGATCCGTACCTGGACTTCCGTGACTCGATGCTGCAGATGATCGTGGAGATGGAGATCTACGCGTGGGACGACCTGCGCGACCTCCTCCACCGCTTCCTCGCCCTCAACGCCGCCTGCCACCACCACCTCATCTTCCGTGCCTTCGCCGAGATCTGGAACGGCGTCTTCGCCGCCGCCTCGCCCCCGCCGCCACCCGCCTCCGCCTTCGCGACACGCCCGCGCCGCCGCTGA